A DNA window from Pleurodeles waltl isolate 20211129_DDA chromosome 12, aPleWal1.hap1.20221129, whole genome shotgun sequence contains the following coding sequences:
- the LOC138267097 gene encoding zinc finger BED domain-containing protein 5-like gives MKRFLIPSSSSSEQSEVSGSSEKKEDGKRKTKYRKYDDRYLDYGFTCVQVNNEERPQCVICLKVLALESMLPSKLKSHLESLHPNVVGKPREFFQRKLTEAKLQKTTFSKQAKVNSNAFLSSYKVAYRVAQCKKPHTIAEELILPAAVDMVTIMLGEDAGKQLLKVPLSNNTISRRINDMADDINDQLICNLKGKDFALQLDEATDNQKDTHLICYVRFVNEKKIVEDLLFCKEMKGGTTGQDLFAVVDDFMVQNQIDWERCVGVCTDGGRSMAGCYQGLQARIRSKAPNAIWTHCIIHREALAAGNLSEELHNILKIVTKVINFIKTRPMKARFFAKLCEDMGAEHSCLLFYSSSRWLSLGNSLLRVYELRNEIYSYLHNDEHCFADKFIDADFLIQMAFLSDLFEKLNTLNKSLQGNNTNILQLSDKVSGFKKKVILWKGSVSKGDNKCFPSLDKFLQDNEMALKEELRTVFVLYLSQLHFYLQKYFPEDEVEPIKWVRDPFNTEIPQHFNNEEAEQLIDISSDSTLKVQFQSLSLLEFWCQTQDEYPVISKIALLVLIPFATSYLCEAGFSAVAVIKSKYRAKIHLEKEMRVAISKITPRFEELCKEKQAHPSH, from the coding sequence ATGAAGAGATTTTTAATACCGAGTTCAAGTTCGTCTGAGCAAAGTGAAGTCTCAGGTTCTTCAGAGAAAAAAGAGGATGGGAAGCGAAAAACCAAGTACAGAAAGTATGATGACAGGTATCTAGATTATGGTTTCACATGTGTACAGGTTAATAATGAGGAGCGTCCTCAATGTGTAATCTGTTTAAAAGTTTTGGCTTTAGAATCCATGCTTCCAAGTAAACTAAAGAGTCATCTTGAAAGTCTTCACCCAAATGTGGTTGGAAAGCCAagggaatttttccaaagaaaactaacaGAAGCCAAGTTACAAAAGACCACTTTCTCAAAACAAGCCAAAGTTAACAGTAATGCCTTCTTGTCTTCTTATAAAGTGGCCTATCGTGTTGCACAGTGTAAAAAACcacacacaattgcagaagagcTGATTTTGCCTGCTGCTGTTGATATGGTAACCATCATGCTTGGCGAAGATGCTGGTAAACAGCTGCTCAAAGTGCCTCTTTCTAATAATACTATCAGCCGGAGGATAAACGATATGGCTGACGATATTAACGATCAGCTCATCTGTAACTTAAAAGGCAAAGACTTTGCACTCCAACTGGACGAGGCAACAGACAACCAAAAAGACACCCATCTTATTTGCTATGTCAGGtttgttaatgaaaaaaaaatagttgaggatttgttgttctgtaaggaaatgaaaggtggaactacCGGTCAAGATTTGTTTGCGGTTGTGGATGATTTTATGGTACAGAATCAGATTGACTGGGAgagatgtgttggagtttgtacagaCGGGGGTCGTTCAATGGCTGGATGCTACCAAGGACTTCAAGCTCGCATACGGTCTAAAGCACCTAATGCTATTTGGACACACTGTATAATACacagagaagcactagcagcaggaaacctcagtgaagaactgcataatattctgaaaatagtcaccaaagtgataaattttattaaaacaagaccaatgaaAGCAAGATTTTTTGCTAAGCTGTGTGAAGACATGGGTGCCGAACACTCATGCCTCTTGTTCTACAGCAGTTCTCGATGGCTGTCTCTCGGTAACTCCCTGCTTAGGGTGTATGAGCTTAGGAATGAAATATACTCATATCTACACAATGATGAACATTGTTTTGCTGACAAATTTATTGATGCAGACTTTCTAATACAAATGGCTTTTCTTTCGgatctttttgaaaaactgaacACACTGAACAAGTCCTTGCAAGGTAATAATACTAACATCTTGCAGCTCTCAGACAAAGTTTCAGGGTTTAAGAAAAAAGTAATCCTTTGGAAAGGCAGTGTAAGCAAAGGTGAcaataaatgttttccttcattggacaagtttctgcaagacaatgagatggcattaaaggaggaactgaggacagtttttgttctgtatttgtcacaactgcatttttaccttcagaaatatttcccagaGGATGAAGTGGAGCCAATAAAATGGGTGAGAGACCCCTTCAATACTGAGATACCTCAGCATTTCAATAACGAGGAAGCAGAACAGCTCATTGACATTTCAAGTGACTCAACATTGAAAGTACAATTCCAGTCTCTGTCACTGCTTGAGTTTTGGTGCCAAACTCAAGATGAATACCCAGTGATTAGCAAGATTGCCCTGCTTGTTTTGATCCCGTTTGCTACTTCCTACCTTTGTGAAGCTGGTTTCTCAGCAgttgcagtgataaagtcaaaatatagggcaaaaattcaccttgaaaaagaaatgcgtgttgcgatctcaaaaataacaccaagatttgaggagctttgtaaagaaaaacaagcacatccATCTCACTAG